A single region of the Procambarus clarkii isolate CNS0578487 chromosome 94, FALCON_Pclarkii_2.0, whole genome shotgun sequence genome encodes:
- the LOC123747198 gene encoding uncharacterized protein: MKVFMLTVVLLVGAACASPQASRPPPPSGGPGGPPPDMPPPCFKGKMVACLCPSTVDAATCQAIKDSVKDATKVCFGTLLDAQVNANDTSCQKPTGTGPPPPPGFLPSPKLLVQCVANNASMTQFKTCAGQVWPAYSKA; this comes from the exons ATGAAGGTCTTCATGTTGACGGTGGTGCTTCTTGTGGGGGCTGCTTGCGCCTCACCCCAGGCTAGCAGACCACCTCCTCCTTCAGGTGGcccaggtggacctcccccagaTATGCCACCACCTTGCTTCAAGGGAAAAATGG TTGCGTGCTTGTGTCCGAGCACCGTGGACGCCGCCACCTGCCAGGCCATCAAGGACTCGGTTAAGGACGCTACCAAAGTTTGCTTCGGGACTCTCCTCGACGCCCAGGTCAACGCCAACGACACAT CGTGCCAGAAGCCTACAGGCAccggccctccaccacccccaggcTTCCTGCCAAGCCCCAAGCTGCTGGTGCAGTGTGTTGCCAATAACGCCTCAATG ACACAGTTCAAGACCTGCGCAGGTCAGGTGTGGCCCGCCTACAGCAAAGCCTAG